A section of the Streptomyces sp. Je 1-369 genome encodes:
- a CDS encoding ATP-binding protein, which produces MTPPAPLRTEATEGRPGDLAEASPEGAEVCVSFALAPRPGSVAQARRLMRTQLDGWAVRDDDACDAAALVLSELVTNAVVHTASRRIICELCADSEKLRIAVRDEGCGSGMPRPAHRGADDEHGRGLLLVDAVSSAWGVHEAGPDIGRTVWAELRRTASSVTTTATAYA; this is translated from the coding sequence GTGACTCCGCCCGCGCCGTTACGAACCGAAGCCACCGAAGGCCGTCCTGGCGATCTCGCCGAGGCGTCGCCCGAGGGCGCCGAGGTCTGCGTCAGTTTCGCCCTCGCACCTCGTCCGGGCTCCGTCGCACAGGCCAGACGCCTGATGCGGACGCAGCTCGACGGGTGGGCGGTGCGCGACGACGACGCCTGCGACGCGGCGGCACTCGTTCTCTCCGAACTGGTCACCAATGCCGTGGTGCACACCGCGAGCCGGCGGATCATCTGCGAGCTCTGCGCGGATTCGGAGAAGCTGCGGATAGCCGTACGTGACGAGGGCTGCGGTTCAGGGATGCCGCGCCCGGCGCACAGGGGGGCCGACGATGAGCACGGGAGGGGATTGCTTCTCGTCGACGCGGTGAGCAGCGCGTGGGGCGTCCACGAAGCGGGGCCCGATATCGGGCGCACGGTGTGGGCGGAGTTGCGGCGGACGGCGTCATCGGTGACGACGACAGCGACGGCGTACGCGTAG